From the Debaryomyces hansenii CBS767 chromosome F complete sequence genome, the window agaattttttgaacCTCACAGAGAACCTGTTGAAATTAGAACCAGAATTAGGGATGGCAAGAGTAGATGGAATGTCCGGAACCTTTTCCTTCTTGCGATTGTTGCGTTTTCTGGCTTAATCTTCACTAATAGAATCATCTCGCTTGCTCCAGAAGTCAATGAAAGAGAAGACCGttctaaaatatatttgaaggCATTGGAGACCAATTTGGCTGGAAATTGGTCCCAGAAGTACACGTCTGAGGCACATTTACCTGGTACTAATTATGGGTTTGTTGAGTGGACCAAGAATAAGTTCGAGGAATACGGATTCAAAACATGCATTGATTCGTACGATGTATACGTCAGTTATCCATTTCAACATGACTTGAAGCTTTTGGATGCTAAGGGCAAACACACGTTATATGAGGCTCCATTAAGGGAGGATGAGCTTGACGAAGATAAGACGTCTAAAGGTAAGGATTTGGTTCCTACCTTCTTATCATACTCCGCCAATGGCAATGTTACAGCACAATATGTTTATGTTAACTATGGTACCAGGGAAGACTTTGCCACGCTTGATTCGTCAGGGGTCAGTGTAAAGGGGAAGATTGTTATTGCAAGATACGGCCATATTATGCGTGGTTTGAAAGTTAAGTTTGCCCAGGAGAACGGAGCCATCGGTGTTTTGTTATACAGCGACCCTGGAAATGATTATGGTATTACTCCGGCCAACGGTTACAAGCAATATCCACATGGCCCTGCCAGACACGAAAGTGCTGTTGAGAGAGGTAGCGTTCAATTCTTAGGAGGTGTTGGTGCAGCTCCTGGAGACCCAACTACTCCGGGTTACGCATCCAAACCGGGTGTTGAACGTAAGGATCCTCACAACAGTATTGGTAAGATTCCTGCCTTGCCAATCTCTTATCGTGAAGTTAGACCAATCttggaaaaattaaatGGATATGGCAGTAATATTTCGGATGAGAAATGGAGAGGAGAACTCGAAGGGTTTGATTATTCGACGGGCCCTAACCCAGAAGTCAAGTTAAACTTATACAATAATCAGATTTACAACATTAGTCAATTGCATAATGTTTATGGAGAAATCGAGGGTGAGAATAAGGACGAAGTTATAATTATTGGTAATCATCGTGATGCATGGGTAAAAGGTGGTGCAGGCGATCCTAATTCAGGATCTGCTGCACTTTTGGAGGTTGCTAGAGGCTTAGGcgaattaaagaaatctGGATACAAATTTAAGAGAACTATTATCTTACAGAGCTTTGATGGAGAAGAGTACGGCTTATTAGGCTCTACTGAATTTGGTGAATATGCTGCAAAGGAATTAAAGCGTAAGGTTGTAGCTTATTTGAATGTTGATGTCGCAGTTGTTGGGCGCGATTTAAAGATGGGAGCATCCCCAGTTTTAAACCATATTTTGAGGAAGGTGGCGAAAACCTTGAGTTATCCTGGTGAAAAATCCGGCTCATTATACGACCACTTTGTTCAGAAAGCTGGGGATAAGATTCGTAATCTTGGATCAGGTTCTGATTATACCGTCTTCTTGGAACATTTGGGAATTCCATCTGTTGACATGTCTTTCGCTCAAAGTAAAGGTGACCcaatttatcaataccATTCAAATTACGATTCGTACCACTGGATGGaaaaatttggtgataaaGGATTTGTTTTTCATAATTTATTGGCTAAGTACTTAGGCTTAGTCGCATTGGAATTGAACGAGAGACACTTAATCGACTTCAAGTTAGAGgattattcaaaagattTGTTAAAGTACTATAATGAAACGGCTGATCTTATCCCGAAAAAATGGCTCCACAAACATATTGTCAACAAGGACACTTGGGATGACTATCTTAAATATGATCTTCAAAATGAGAGATCAGTTTTTGATGACTCTTACAGCTACTATTCGTTAAAAACATTATACCCATTCCCAGAACTTTTAGCTCCAACCCAATGCAAACACAACAAGGTACATACCATGTATGATTCGAAACACCACCGGAATGCCACTTTACAAGAGCTTGTTGGGAAAACTTACgaagatttattgaatttggaGAATAAAGCAACTATTTTTGATGCAGAAACCGATAACCTTCAAATCAAATACGATAGGAGAGATTCATTACATTGGTGGCAACGTATTAAGTTGCATTTCCAAATTAAGAAGCATAACAAACTCCTTCAATATTTCGAAAGAAACTTTCTATATCATAAAGGTTTGGATAAAAGATCTTGGTTCAAGCATATTGTATTTGCCAGTGGTAGATATACTGGCTATGCTGGCCAAACTTTCCCAGGTTTAAAAGAAGCCATTGAAGACGGCGAAATAGAAAACCTTGTCAGATGGTTAGGTATTGTTTCCAAATCTATTAGAAGAGTGTCTACGCAGTTATCGTTGTAGTGAGCTGGTGCGCTTTcaaagttttcaaattgattttaaacTCTTAGTTTCCTGTTTTTAATGTTCTTTTATTTTAAGATATAGCTGCCTTATTGTTCAGATGACAAATAGGCAGTGATAATATATGgttttttcttattaattttacAATAGATTAGTTGAGTTGTAGTTCGATGCAAATGAAACCCTCGCTCGATAAACGCACTTAGTGAGTCATGTAAGTAGTCTCCGTGATCCGTGATTCCATATCGAACATTTGGCGAGCCTATTTGCGTTGACCCAAAATTTGGATTTCAACTAGATTCAACAGCTATctattcatattcaaaGATGGGAAGGAAACTAATCAGCTCAGGCTCGACATTCGAGAAAGAAATTGGTTATTCAAGAGCAGTAGTAGTTGGTGAAATGGTTTTTGTCTCGGGAACAACAGGGTATGATTATACCACTATGGAAATATCAGACAATGTGATCGAGCAAGCAGACCAAACTATAAGAAATATCGAAAATGCTTTGGTCGAAGCTGGGTCTTGTTTGCAAGATGTGGTAAAAGTCACATATATATTACCAGATGCTAGCGAGTTTGAAAGATGCTGGCCAACActaagaaaatattttggaaacATAAAGCCCGCCGCTACAATGATTTCGGCAAAATTGGCTGATATCAGCATGAAAATAGAAATCGAGGTAATAGCATTGAAGGTGCATTAGATGGCTTTTCGCAGCTCTATGATCTTCAAGCCAGGAGAAAATATGGTCTGCACATTTAATGCTTGGCCAACAGATATTAGAGAACAGCCTGACATAAATGCTCAATAAAGCCTACTTGTACGCTTCTTCTTTGTCCCTATTGTAATAGGAGGAGGATGAGTCATGCGGGTAAAGAAAACTTGACTAGTGAAAGACGGTGcttcatttcttctaaatttTATAGCTTTCTATTGTTGACCTCGAATAATACTGAAtaatattagtatataatTTGTTATCTCATTCATGCAAATTTAAAGTAGAGTTTTACGGATCGTTACCACATTAATTCCAACATGTAGGGTCCTAGTCAAGCAGTATTAATGAGGTTTGCGCACAGGCCCTTCTAATAATAACGCAAGAATATTTCTCGTATTTCTAGATGAAGCGTTCGCAGACAAAGGCAGGCGTTTAAGGTCTCTAAGCGAAAAGGGATCGTAGTAGTGAATTAAACTTCCTACATAACAAATGGTACCACAATTTTAAAACCATGACTATTTTCCCCATTACAACTATCTTTGGCACATTATTTGTACATGTCTACATGTACGTAATTAACCATATACGGCCATTATAATGTATTTTTGATCATTCAGACTATGTCTCACCTTTATAGACATAGGGCTATTGTATTGGAGCCTCACTTTGGTCgagaatattttaaaaCGTACTAAAACGTATATGAATCAGAACACTGAGCAATACTTGCGTTTCAGTATTGCATATATCTCAAATATTACTATATAGGAACTTGGGTTGTGGGTATCCATGTAACGATGGTTCTTCAATCTGTATCATgctaaaaaattgaaataaaacGCTGGTATTTATATGGCTGGTTGTTATAGAGCTTTTCAATACAAAACACATTTCTAAAGGTTGGAAATATAAAAGTATAATGTGGAACCATTTGATAAAAAGAAGTTAACTTAAATGTATGAAGTATGTAACTCAAAATGATCGAGAAAAGAAAGtcaaaattatctattataaACAACATAATGAAACCAATATCTCCTCCTCGGAGAAGGAGCAGCAATGAAACAATAGGGGATCCTAAGAAGTTATCCCGAGATACTGCAATTCTACCGCCACTTACATTTCCAAAGATTCCTCAGCTTGATGGGTATATCAGGAGCGATTATGCGAAcagagaaagaaaaaatagCTTCAGCAACGGCAGATGTGCCTTTTGTGAAGAGTTGCTATCGGTGAAACTTGCAGGAGAATTAGAATTGCAGTTAACCTGTTCTCATGCTTGTCACAAGTATTGCTATCTCGAAATGATGGATAAAAACAATTTGGAGTCACTACCTTTTTGCACCCAATGCGAGAAAAAAACCCAGTGTGTTGATGCATCCATTCAGGCTGGACTCAAGCACCAAAAGCTAGCTGAGTCTCTGTTACCAAACTATTTCGATAAGGGATATAGCCCATTTGGTATGGTGTTACACTCGAAGGATTACGACTCGTTAGTTAAGTCTTCGGTAAGTGCGAATGAATCACAATTATTATCACCAATATCAACACCCACAGGGAATTGctataatgaaaaattgtacAAAGAAATTCTCAAACCTAGAGTAACAGTTACCTCGGACGCTGCAAATCGTGTTAGTAATGGGACATATGATTTGGATTGTTTAATAAGTGTGAAACCGCCGCAAATTTCGGATTGTTGCTGCGATTCATCTGAGGATAAGGCCATTAAATCCAGGATCATTCAAGATATAAAAACTAAACTAGCGTTGAAAGTCAGCAATTGGAACGATTCATTGCTACCACTTGGTGAATTAGGGGATTTATGGATGTTTGATTTCTTAGACATAAGTTGTAATGGAATTGACTGGGACAATATATCAGTTTATTTCTTTAGTCACGCAATCATTTTGGTCGATAATAATGGTACCCGTCTAATGGGAGAAGTTTTAATTAACCAAGACATAAGCAGCATAAATCGGATTGAAAATGGGCTCATTCTAAATTTGAGTAATGAGGCTCTTCCTGAGCTATATATGAGACATACTTGCTCATTGATTATATCCAAATGGGagtattatttaattcaagcAGTGAAAAACATTAAGACCGGGCAGATACCTCTACTACATACGACTACAAATGCATGGGAATTGTTAGAGGAGTCTAATAGATCAATTGATGGTCTCAAATTTTGCAACCTATGGGAGAAAAATTTAGATGTATCCGCATCGTTGCTAACGAGAATTATGCCACCGGCAGAAAACATCCcattgaatattaatgTATCTATATCGTTGATCAATTGCACGGGCCTTAGCAATCATGAATacaaaatgaatattaGTTCACTTCTACACAAGCTCAAGTCAAATTTGAGACCAATTGATAAGTTTGGCTTAATTTTCGTTGGTGTTGATGGTTGCGGTAAACCGTCTAATAGCGGGACGTTTATAGGATGCGTTAGTCCATCCTGGGATGGATGGgacaatattataaatgatattagGGTTTTTGCCAATGAAGACGATAGGAAATTCCCGATATTCGATAATGGGTTTGAAGAAATGCTAATTAgctttgaaaaatacaagaaattattgCCATATATCCCATCAGGAcataaaaacaataataggttaataatattgaacgTGAATAATTATGACCTATCAGAGCCTCAAAACTTTCTTGCATCCAAAGTTAAGgataaaataaattatttgcaaGACAAGGAAAATTTAACCATAGACATAATCAGAATTGGTAACTCCTACTCAATAGAGGCTCAAGAGGTATACAACTTGATTTCAATGCCAGCACAAAGTAAAGACACATTAACTATTGTATTAGGATCAAAATTACTAAGGTTTAACACATTTTCAGAATTTGCTGATTCGTTTGATTTCATAATGGAGCATAAACTTCAATCAGGATATATACCATATGTGACAATCGACTTCGAGAAAATTAGCGATATAGAAGGCTTAGTTTCGTTTTCagaattggaaataaatGGGGAAATGGTATTTATCCAGAGTAGCTTAAAAAAGTTGAAagttattattaagaatgtTTTCCCTCTGACGGAGCGTAATATAGTGATGAAGTTAAAATTGAACTTTTCGGATGTGACCAATTTAGAAAAGATTATGgattataatattataaattatcaagCTCTGTGGATGGAAGAAGTTAATAGTTCCAAGTGTTTGAAGACTAAAGTTAGTGGGACAGGCAGCCCTCATATTCTTTTTTCTCATGAATCTGACGTCTCTTGTTCCCCATTAGATCAGATAGATAGCGATACGTATTTCGTGGATATTCCTTTGCTACCACccttatcttcttctaaagATCAAAGCTTTGCTAGAAGGAAAACGGAACTTGCAATTATCAGATCTTTAAGGATAGTAGAATCGGCATCTGTTGATGAAGCAGAGATTATCATAAGCCATTTGATATCATTAGTCTTTGGAATTATCAGAGGATTCGAAATCGAACCAGGAGAATCGTACAATATATTAGAACTGAAATGCTATTCAGAAAGACGTAAATCTTTTATGCTTCATTTcgaaaattttaataataataagagATATATTCAGTGTTTGGTAGAAGAGCTCGAATCTATTAATACCTTGTTTAAGCAAGATCCATACTCTGCTTCGGTCAGATGTCAAGATTTTGCTAATTGGATTACATGACTTTATCGACTATCATGGATAGATTTCGGTAATTTAAGCGGGCTCTCTACATATTGTTCCATAGATATTACATCGTATATACTGagagaatatttataaattacCTAATTAGGAAaagtaatgaaaaatcaagaatttctCGCATGCATAATGGctgaaattttcaatggCTGGCTACTTTTGTTTACTATTCGAACCATAGTGACCCTTAGACAGATCCAAGTTATAGGGCGATCTGTCTGTGTTACTCCCACATCGCAATGGTATATAAAGAGTTGATCAGATTTATTCTCGAGAATATTTTAGGAAATTATAAGGTATCAATCCAGTATGTCTCTTCAACAATTCCATAATGCTCCATTCGCTCTTGCATCGTTTTCATTAATCCAATTTGGTAGCATAGTTGCTGAGAATCTCGGTGGATTAGATAGTGATGAATCAGGATCTGCCAATAATAACGATGATTCATCCCCAAAGGATAAGGCCACAGCTACTGTGAAAGGGAAAACTGATACTGCTAAGAACACCAATACAAATACGAACACAGACACAGGCACAACCAATACAGCCGGAACGACCGATACCACACAAGAAACGACCCAAAAACCAGAGACAAATATTGCCACCACTACTACCAACACTGACAAAGTTACCTACAACCAATGGGGTTTCACAGGGTCACAATCTGTTTGGGGTGAAGAAACAAAGACGGTCAGTTTAGGCTCATCTGAATCAAGTTCGGCATCTCATTCCACCCATTCTGTTAAAGGGAACAAAACATCGAATGCGAATAGAATTAGTGATAATATAGTTAGCTATGATGGTTTAAGTAAAAAGACATTCTTGATTGCTAGCTTAATAGGAATAAGTGCATACATCAGTGCTTTGTAGGATATTATAGAGTTAGGTTCATATATAGGTCGATCAATGCATATTAAGAtaagatgaaattgattttgtgAACTTTTTAATACTAACAATGCGTTCGATGATGTTTTTTTTTGTCTGAATTCTTTCTATCCATATCTTAACACTaattaaattgattcatGGTGGCCTCTGTTAaagattcaaaaaatgGTTCTGTCATACCTATCAAGATCGACCGTTCACCGTACTTCAGACAGTTAGAAAGTTCAGAACCGAATGGACAACTATATTATGatagaataataaataaatacatccagaaaatttcaaaacaaaGCAGGCTATATAACCCTTCGAGTCTTGCCATCTTAAAGGACGGAATGAAAGCTGTTTATGGACGAAGAGGTATTTTGTTTTGTATTGATGTCGAAGCATGGGAGGTAAATACAAAAATAGTAACAGAACTAGGTATTGCAATTTTCGATCCTAGGAAACAAGCCAATGCGTTGATGCCCAATATAACGCTGattcatattattataaagGAAAATATGAAGCGAAAAAATGGAAGGTTTGTACCTGAACATTCACATAACTACAATGGAAAAACTACTTACATACTATCTCAAGTAGAAGCTGTCAAGTTCGTTCAGAGTCTTATTCAGTACTATTTTATCGATCTTCTACATAAAAGGCAATGTTATTTGGTTGGCCATGATGTTCGGGGTGACATTGAGTGGATGCGAAAACTAGGTATCCATTTTCCCAAGGATACCAGTTCCTTAGATACACAGAAAATATATGCTGCGAGCCATGGTATGAATGGTGCCAGCTTGAAGAACGCTTTGCGATCTGCTGACATCCCGCATGCATTTCTTCATAACGCAGGAAATGATGCATACTATACGTTGGTTCTCGCTCTAAGATTATGTGATCCTCAAAGTAGAGCTTTGAGTACATTAGATAAACCCCATCCAATATTgccaaagaagaaattaagaCCGAATTGTAGCGAAGGagaatttgttgatagCGCAGAAGCATTGATATCAAGACTATATGTACAAGAGTACAAGAGTGACGAACTTTACGATAGCGACGACGAAGACGTTTCGTTGTAACATTATCatgtattattaattatagaGTATTTAGTAAATGCTATTCATTTGATCTAACAAAAGTCTTTCGAActtttcatttaattcatttatccGAAGTAGTAAGCCTGCGCACAAACTctttattttatcatcTATGAGGTCTTCCCATACTAATGATAACCATCTATGGAAAACGTCTATTTCATTATGATAGTGCATCATCAAGTATTGGTCGTCTAGGATATCgcaaattaataaaataccGGTCACAATACtttcaattatttgcaaTTCATCCAAACTGATTTTTTGGATAAGTGGTGTAACTATCAgaaaaaattcttttatcaTATCGTTCAAATTAGTTGCAGTTGGATATGCTGCATGCAATAATAGGGCCAACGTTTTTATATAATGTGCTGTGAGAATGGGTGAATAGTGTCCAATATCTATTTGTCCACCAGCTTCATACCAAATACTAACTAGTGGTAAATAAAACTGAGACCCAATTATTTTGGAGAAGTTGTTAACTTTCGGGGACAAAACTTCTTGCTTTGGTTTTTTCCTTAAATTGCTTGACAAACGTAAAATTTTTCCTCCACTTAATTTGTTTTGGGCTTCTTCGGAAGCTTCGTACATTATCTCACCTTGTAAAGATTCATATGCTGGGTTAATTCTTTTCTCATTCACGTATTTGTCGTCTTCTGACCCCAAAGATAAGAACTTCTGGTGAAGGGAACCTGGTAACATTTTTGATGGAAACAGTCTTTCACTATAAGATTTTGCAACAACTTCATCCTTAAATCCTTTAAGTTCTCTAGCTGCTAGAGAAGTTGCAGATAATATACACATACGTTGCTTTAGAGAGTAATCACCAGTCAAAAGTAATCGATACAAATGTAAAGTGCAAGATGAATTAGCAACAACCACCGCTATTAAGCAATTTAGCCTAAGATCCTCAAAGTCATTATCTTCGTAGTTATTTGATAGTCCAACTAGCTGCGTAACTAAATCTTCTGAATAAAATGAAACTTCATTACCGAACTTCGATTTTTGTCTTACCAATGTTGGCCCACTGATCAATGCAGCTCGCCGTTTTTCATACGCTTGCGGTGCGTTACTATCCACTGTTagatattcaagaatatcctttatatataatgGCTTAACAATATGAGGCTTTCTAGATATAGTTGGgtcgtcttcttcatcactttcGAAATCTGATTCATCGTCTGAATCTAACTTAGATACCGATACCTTTTCCAATGCA encodes:
- a CDS encoding DEHA2F13684p (some similarities with uniprot|P47161 Saccharomyces cerevisiae YJR126C VPS70) gives rise to the protein MSEKEFFEPHREPVEIRTRIRDGKSRWNVRNLFLLAIVAFSGLIFTNRIISLAPEVNEREDRSKIYLKALETNLAGNWSQKYTSEAHLPGTNYGFVEWTKNKFEEYGFKTCIDSYDVYVSYPFQHDLKLLDAKGKHTLYEAPLREDELDEDKTSKGKDLVPTFLSYSANGNVTAQYVYVNYGTREDFATLDSSGVSVKGKIVIARYGHIMRGLKVKFAQENGAIGVLLYSDPGNDYGITPANGYKQYPHGPARHESAVERGSVQFLGGVGAAPGDPTTPGYASKPGVERKDPHNSIGKIPALPISYREVRPILEKLNGYGSNISDEKWRGELEGFDYSTGPNPEVKLNLYNNQIYNISQLHNVYGEIEGENKDEVIIIGNHRDAWVKGGAGDPNSGSAALLEVARGLGELKKSGYKFKRTIILQSFDGEEYGLLGSTEFGEYAAKELKRKVVAYLNVDVAVVGRDLKMGASPVLNHILRKVAKTLSYPGEKSGSLYDHFVQKAGDKIRNLGSGSDYTVFLEHLGIPSVDMSFAQSKGDPIYQYHSNYDSYHWMEKFGDKGFVFHNLLAKYLGLVALELNERHLIDFKLEDYSKDLLKYYNETADLIPKKWLHKHIVNKDTWDDYLKYDLQNERSVFDDSYSYYSLKTLYPFPELLAPTQCKHNKVHTMYDSKHHRNATLQELVGKTYEDLLNLENKATIFDAETDNLQIKYDRRDSLHWWQRIKLHFQIKKHNKLLQYFERNFLYHKGLDKRSWFKHIVFASGRYTGYAGQTFPGLKEAIEDGEIENLVRWLGIVSKSIRRVSTQLSL
- a CDS encoding DEHA2F13706p (some similarities with uniprot|P40185 Saccharomyces cerevisiae YIL051C MMF1 Mitochondrial protein involved in maintenance of the mitochondrial genome) is translated as MGRKLISSGSTFEKEIGYSRAVVVGEMVFVSGTTGYDYTTMEISDNVIEQADQTIRNIENALVEAGSCLQDVVKVTYILPDASEFERCWPTLRKYFGNIKPAATMISAKLADISMKIEIEVIALKVH
- a CDS encoding DEHA2F13728p (some similarities with uniprot|P21268 Saccharomyces cerevisiae YJL157C FAR1 Cyclin-dependent kinase inhibitor that mediates cell cycle arrest in response to pheromone), whose translation is MIEKRKSKLSIINNIMKPISPPRRRSSNETIGDPKKLSRDTAILPPLTFPKIPQLDGYIRSDYANRERKNSFSNGRCAFCEELLSVKLAGELELQLTCSHACHKYCYLEMMDKNNLESLPFCTQCEKKTQCVDASIQAGLKHQKLAESSLPNYFDKGYSPFGMVLHSKDYDSLVKSSVSANESQLLSPISTPTGNCYNEKLYKEILKPRVTVTSDAANRVSNGTYDLDCLISVKPPQISDCCCDSSEDKAIKSRIIQDIKTKLALKVSNWNDSLLPLGELGDLWMFDFLDISCNGIDWDNISVYFFSHAIILVDNNGTRLMGEVLINQDISSINRIENGLILNLSNEALPELYMRHTCSLIISKWEYYLIQAVKNIKTGQIPLLHTTTNAWELLEESNRSIDGLKFCNLWEKNLDVSASLLTRIMPPAENIPLNINVSISLINCTGLSNHEYKMNISSLLHKLKSNLRPIDKFGLIFVGVDGCGKPSNSGTFIGCVSPSWDGWDNIINDIRVFANEDDRKFPIFDNGFEEMLISFEKYKKLLPYIPSGHKNNNRLIILNVNNYDLSEPQNFLASKVKDKINYLQDKENLTIDIIRIGNSYSIEAQEVYNLISMPAQSKDTLTIVLGSKLLRFNTFSEFADSFDFIMEHKLQSGYIPYVTIDFEKISDIEGLVSFSELEINGEMVFIQSSLKKLKVIIKNVFPSTERNIVMKLKLNFSDVTNLEKIMDYNIINYQASWMEEVNSSKCLKTKVSGTGSPHILFSHESDVSCSPLDQIDSDTYFVDIPLLPPLSSSKDQSFARRKTELAIIRSLRIVESASVDEAEIIISHLISLVFGIIRGFEIEPGESYNILESKCYSERRKSFMLHFENFNNNKRYIQCLVEELESINTLFKQDPYSASVRCQDFANWIT
- a CDS encoding DEHA2F13750p (weakly similar to uniprot|P53832 Saccharomyces cerevisiae YNL283C WSC2 cell wall integrity and stress response component 2) produces the protein MSLQQFHNAPFALASFSLIQFGSIVAENLGGLDSDESGSANNNDDSSPKDKATATVKGKTDTAKNTNTNTNTDTGTTNTAGTTDTTQETTQKPETNIATTTTNTDKVTYNQWGFTGSQSVWGEETKTVSLGSSESSSASHSTHSVKGNKTSNANRISDNIVSYDGLSKKTFLIASLIGISAYISAL
- a CDS encoding DEHA2F13772p (some similarities with uniprot|P25370 Saccharomyces cerevisiae YCL036W GFD2); its protein translation is MVASVKDSKNGSVIPIKIDRSPYFRQLESSEPNGQLYYDRIINKYIQKISKQSRLYNPSSLAILKDGMKAVYGRRGILFCIDVEAWEVNTKIVTELGIAIFDPRKQANALMPNITSIHIIIKENMKRKNGRFVPEHSHNYNGKTTYILSQVEAVKFVQSLIQYYFIDLLHKRQCYLVGHDVRGDIEWMRKLGIHFPKDTSSLDTQKIYAASHGMNGASLKNALRSADIPHAFLHNAGNDAYYTLVLALRLCDPQSRALSTLDKPHPILPKKKLRPNCSEGEFVDSAEALISRLYVQEYKSDELYDSDDEDVSL